AATGTGCGCACGCTCGgtaaaaaatggaaatttacctggtaagtctgctgccacctagcgttccaaagtctcccattgaagtgtttgttttaaaaattgaattttCTCTCTGAGAGTAGTTGGGGGAGTAAGTTATGCTATTATTGCTTATGAAATTGAGACATTGCaatttttaatattgtgttGCTTAAAGATTTCAataattctcttttttttttggtgtctacaataaatgcacaaacaaagtttgttacCGGTACTtgctaaaatatttcaaaagaaacatGAAAAACAGATTGCCTCAAAATGTCTTGTTGGAGGTTATAAATTTTTAAGTTCCAAACTTAAGTTTTCCTGTTAGTTGTAGGACTGAATGGAATAAGCATCTCAATCTCACTTGAAACATCTAAACCTGGAGTAACTAAAACTAACTTGTAGGTTCAACTGTGTGTAAACTCTCTTTTTTGAGGAGTGTTGGCTTGGAAAAGGGTCGGTACCGTATGGGGTCTTAACTTTTCAAACTGGTTCATTGGTTTAGAGGCAAGGGGAGGCCATGGCAAGTCATATGTACAGAAACTTTTTGTcgctaaaataaaatgaaatatttctttgGCGAAATCTATCCACTGCTGCTGAGGCTTTTCCATTGCGTCGGGTCGTCGGGTGGATGAACAACTTGGTAAactaaatacatgtattgtgcATGTTCATGTGCATGTTTTTCTTGAGTACAGTCAATGTGAATGAGCGATACCTGTGCAGGGTTGTTCTGGCGATCTCATAAGACAAGTAAAATATTAATTCATAATTTGTAGTTTTGCATGCTGTGTTTTACCATAAAGTGTGTCACAATCTACCTGCCAGTCGTGATCAAAAATAAATTGGATCGTGATTCAGATACTGTGAACTTTTACCTGGCAAACCAGCTTCTTAAtttgaatttgtattttataataGAATTTTACAGTTATTGCCAATACCTTATTTTgcttttttggtttttgtttaatttttacttaCTCTATGGTCTGATTAAATTTCAATATGTGCCACAATTTTCTACtgattattgtatttttgtgtttgttgtgtattttgAGCCGTGTTCATGTGAGGTTTAGTCCATGTCGTGATCGGTGGCCGAGTCATCAGGGTGTTGGTTCcaatgagcaagacactttactataactgcttctcttcacccaggagtaactGGGGTACCAgatagggcagagatggttcttgtcaTTGATATTGGTGTGCTAAATATTTGGCAGGACAGGCTgcactccctagggagctgagaaagtttAAGTAGTAAAATAAATGGCCCATTGACCAGGGTAATAATGAATATTACAACGAGTGTTGGACTTCAGCGAAAGAGCTTTATATGAACAGGAGCGAGTGCACAGTGgagtatatttatataggtcACTGCGCAAAATGAATGTCCGTacatgtataattattattatatactcCTAGACTTATGAGGTTTGTTTCGCTAACTTGGAGACGATAGcgatagttctaggagtaggctgTATACACGTAGTTTTGAAGCAAGCCCCTCTTGATAATTTGGAAACTCTTGCTGGGTACAAAAAACTGCGTTTTTTTAAAGCTGGAATATAAAAaggacatgtacatgaacatcatcatgttgttgtgtttattttactGTGCAAAATTACTGGACAGTAATTAATTTTCAGTTTTACAACAGTTTTTTGTGAGGTAGCTTCACAATTCAATGAAATTTGTAATAACTGAAATGTTCAGATCTAGCACCTCATTTTTGGGGGTCTGGTTGGAGCTTGGACTGCATTCTGGGCCAATCCACTGTTGAATTACCTGACCAGTAACTTGTAATGTAAACGTTTAAACCTGATGATTTTATCAAACAACTTTTAATTTAAGATGTCTGTAAAAATTGCTGAATGAAACCAATCAATGTTTTGAACAATGAAAACCTCCTCGTTATGTTTATATGGCAAGCTGTGTTCCCTTGCCCACTGTATAAATTGTTGTGCTAACTATAAATTAAATGATTTAGGGCCCATCTCTCTGCGTGTcaaagtaggcctactacacTAGTTTTTTACTACTAAAAACCATCCCTAATTTTATTCCCAAAAAAGATTaaataactttatttcaacAGAAAACCTCGTCACAGAAGGTGGTTAAATTTACACAAgctttttattttcattcacTCTTCTTGATTATTAGAGCTTGGCAGTACATCAATataagttataaaccacaaacaaatatttaaggAATAATTAAAACAGATCAtagttttttctctttttggaagttgtgtggctctgaaaagagccggttgttTTTGTGGTGCGACTTGAAATCTAAGCACGCTCGCCACGGATGCGACGGGCCAACTGGATGTCCTTTGGCATGATGGTCACACGCTTGGCGTGGATGGCGCACAAGTTGGTGTCCTCGAAGAGTCCGACCAAGTAAGCCTCGCTGGCCTCTTGAAGAGCCATGACGGCAGAGCTCTGGAAGCGGAGCTCGGTCTTGAAGTCCTGAGCGATCTCACGGACAAGACGCTGGAAGGGGAGCTTGCGGATGAGAAGCTCTGTGCTCTTCTGGTAACGGCGGATCTCACGGAGAGCCACGGTACCGGGCCTG
Above is a genomic segment from Asterias rubens chromosome 5, eAstRub1.3, whole genome shotgun sequence containing:
- the LOC117290806 gene encoding histone H3, embryonic, with protein sequence MARTKQTARKSTGGKAPRKQLATKAARKSAPATGGVKKPHRYRPGTVALREIRRYQKSTELLIRKLPFQRLVREIAQDFKTELRFQSSAVMALQEASEAYLVGLFEDTNLCAIHAKRVTIMPKDIQLARRIRGERA